Proteins from a single region of Manis javanica isolate MJ-LG chromosome 5, MJ_LKY, whole genome shotgun sequence:
- the R3HDML gene encoding peptidase inhibitor R3HDML: MPLLPGTVGLAGLLFWAGQTVNALMANVTLALAQTQGTAEQPLSALGVPRYRQMRHISAQDMNALLDYHNHIQASVHPPAANMEYMVWDERLARTAEAWAAQCIWAHGPSQLMRYVGQNLSIHSGGYGSVVDLMQSWSEEKRHYLFPDSRDCNPHCPWHCSGPVCSHYTQMVWASSSQLGCAIHTCGSINVWGDTWHQAVYLVCNYAIKGNWIGEAPYKMGRPCSACPLSYQGSCNSNMCSSGLRSNRLLRF; the protein is encoded by the exons ATGCCCCTGCTGCCAGGCACGGTGGGCCTGGCAGGCCTGCTCTTCTGGGCAGGCCAGACAGTGAACGCCTTGATGGCAAATGTCACCCTCGCACTGGCCCAGACACAGGGCACAGCTGAGCAGCCTCTGAGTGCTCTGGGGGTGCCCCGGTACCGGCAGATGCGCCACATCTCTGCTCAGGACATGAATGCCTTATTGGATTATCACAACCACATCCAGGCCAGTGTACACCCACCTGCCGCCAACATGGAATATATG GTCTGGGATGAGCGGCTGGCCAGGACAGCTGAGGCCTGGGCCGCCCAGTGCATCTGGGCTCATGGGCCCTCACAGCTGATGAGATATGTGGGCCAGAACCTCTCCATCCATTCTGGCGG GTATGGCTCAGTGGTAGATCTCATGCAGTCTTGGTCTGAGGAGAAGCGGCACTACTTGTTTCCAGATTCGAGGGATTGTAACCCGCACTGCCCCTGGCACTGCAGCGGCCCTGTGTGCTCCCACTATACCCAG ATGGTGTGGGCATCCTCCAGTCAGCTGGGCTGTGCCATCCACACCTGCGGCAGCATCAACGTCTGGGGCGATACTTGGCACCAGGCAGTATACCTGGTCTGCAACTATGCCATTAA GGGCAACTGGATTGGAGAGGCTCCTTACAAGATGGGGAGGCCATGTTCCGCCTGCCCCCTCAGCTACCAAGGTAGCTGCAATAGCAACATGTGCTCCTCTGGGCTCAGATCCAACAGGCTTCTGCGGTTCTGA